In Beijerinckia indica subsp. indica ATCC 9039, the genomic window GACGCGCATCGCCGAGGAAGCCGGCATGTCGCACGCCAATATCTATCGCTATTATCCCTCGAAAGAGGCCTTGATCGAGGAAATTACCGCCGCTTGGCTAAAACCTCTTGAAGCGGGCCTGCGCATGATCGCCGATGCGCCTGATCCGGCTTTCGACAAGCTGGAACGCCTTCTCTTTGCGATTCATCGGGCTTATCGCGCCAAGCTTGAAAATGACGCGCCCTTGTTCGATCTGTTTCTCGCTGCCAATGACAAGAATGCGCCCATCGCGCGCAAACATCGCAACCGCTGCCGACTCGAGATCCAGCGCACCTTGGAAGAAGGCGCGAGTGGCGGTCTGTTCGCCATTACCGATAT contains:
- a CDS encoding TetR/AcrR family transcriptional regulator; this translates as MRPRQPPQTVPTTDVRILDIAAEHIRRHGLARMTVTRIAEEAGMSHANIYRYYPSKEALIEEITAAWLKPLEAGLRMIADAPDPAFDKLERLLFAIHRAYRAKLENDAPLFDLFLAANDKNAPIARKHRNRCRLEIQRTLEEGASGGLFAITDMKKAKALVLDALYRFLSPAGIVLDAEESRAGVEARMQTLLDLVQGALTQGRY